The proteins below come from a single Aegilops tauschii subsp. strangulata cultivar AL8/78 chromosome 6, Aet v6.0, whole genome shotgun sequence genomic window:
- the LOC109781636 gene encoding LOW QUALITY PROTEIN: uncharacterized protein (The sequence of the model RefSeq protein was modified relative to this genomic sequence to represent the inferred CDS: substituted 2 bases at 2 genomic stop codons) produces MEKYLIKKSANANTTTQPQGAITSNNSSGRSNASRPAAKHNSAVPELVDLNKLPRDPAKRKRMADYHPNQRDEIRRKYLIWGPNQPRKLEFPYREIGKKKKKRRFNPDWYDDYAYWLEYSEKEHKAYCLCCYLFRDNIKDSHHGHDAFVVEGFNCWNKTEGFVTHVGDRNSFHNRALKDCEDLLKQVHQGQPFRGHDESKDSENKGNYLELMDYTIKQNDVVAKAFKNAPNNNQMLSPKIQRDITECFAKEVLGHVMKEIGDGVFNLLVDECRDVSNKEQMAVETTTSYLKSCIDLLFSQLGLNIEQVRGQGYDGASNMSGEFNGLQAKIMNENKSAYYVHCFAHKLNLVVVAIAKKIFEVGDFFDMVSVLLNVVGASCKRKEQLREHHQEEVRKAIGCGEIATGTGLNQELSLQRPGDTRWNSHYKTLLGLSKMFSSVVKVLEYVEKDGTDTGKRRQARGLLKYFQTFDSAFFLHMMMMILALTNELSKTLQRKNKDIVNAIQMWNQXNESXKSSEPMRGWDSLMEKVCCFCEKHDIPVLDMEDAYVNPKKPRQKTGISNEHYYRVDCFFAVLDLLGEEFNDRFNEVRPCSVTTLDDVEELLRSSKEKGEEAPCCQLEADAAINAAVKLKAMVDSGAVRLVNPQMMANQLQAKASVEEGIQEAIDRTLFSPREMQALDESIAVLKNRLQTPCSLVTAQEEEAIISEVQSQRVAWAMGLMGLEVEKKVLEAQAPKALEKFHGLLADMLETPSFMGAGSTDYKFITHSGQLELHDME; encoded by the exons aTGGAGAAGTATTTGATAAAGAAATCAGCAAATGCCAACACCACCACCCAGCCCCAGGGGGCTATCACCAGCAACAATTCAAGTGGCAGAAGTAATGCATCAAGACCTGCAGCAAAACATAATTCTGCTGTGCCTGAACTAGTTGATTTGAATAAGCTCCCTCGGGATCCAGCTAAAAGGAAGCGAATGGCAGATTATCACCCCAACCAACGTGACGAGATAAGAAGGAAGTATTTGATTTGGGGACCTAATCAGCCCCGCAAATTGGAATTTCCATACAGGGAGATtgggaagaagaaaaagaagaggagattCAATCCGGATTGGTATGATGATTATGCTTATTGGCTAGAGTACAGCGAGAAGGAGCACAAAGCCTATTGCTTATGCTGCTATTTGTTTAGGGACAACATTAAAGACAGCCACCATGGGCACGATGCATTTGTAGTAGAAGGTTTCAACTGTTGGAACAAGACAGAGGGATTTGTAACTCACGTCGGTGATCGTAACAGCTTTCACAACAGAGCACTCAAGGATTGCGAGGATCTATTAAAGCAAG TGCATCAGGGACAACCTTTCCGTGGCCATGATGAGTCTAAAGATTCTGAAAATAAAGGAAATTACCTTGAGTTGATGGACTACACTATTAAGCAAAATGATGTTGTTGCTAAGGCATTCAAGAATGCTCCAAATAATAATCAAATGTTGTCTCCCAAAATTCAGAGAGATATTACCGAGTGCTTTGCAAAAGAAGTACTAGGCCATGTGATGAAAGAAATTGGTGATGGTGTGTTCAACTTATTAGTTGATGAGTGTAGGGATGTTTCTAACAAAGAACAAATGGCGGTT GAGACAACAACTTCTTATCTCAAGTCTTGCATAGATTTATTATTTTCACAACTTGGGCTGAATATTGAACAAGTTAGAGGCCAAGGTTACGATGGAGCAAGTAATATGTCCGGTGAGTTTAATGGTTTGCAAGCTAAAATTATGAATGAGAACAAATCAGCATATTATGTACATTGTTTTGCTCATAAACTCAACTTGGTTGTTGTGGCTATTGCAAAGAAGATATTCGAGGTCGGAGATTTCTTTGATATGGTTTCAGTTTTGCTGAATGTCGTGGGCGCGTCTTGCAAGAGAAAAGAACAACTTCGTGAGCATCACCAAGAAGAAGTGAGAAAAGCAATAGGATGTGGAGAGATTGCTACGGGGACTGGACTGAATCAAGAATTATCTCTTCAAAGACCAGGCGACACTCGATGGAACTCCCATTATAAAACACTGTTGGGTTTGTCCAAGATGTTCTCATCTGTGGTCAAAGTACTAGAATATGTCGAGAAAGATGGCACAGATACCGGAAAGAGGCGGCAAGCTAGAGGTCTTCTAAAATATTTCCAGACCTTTGATTCTGCATTTTTCTTAcacatgatgatgatgatattagCTTTAACAAATGAGCTGTCAAAAACCTTACAGAGAAAGAATAAAGACATTGTAAATGCTATTCAGATGTGGAATCAATGAAACGAGAGTTAGAAAAGCTCAGAACCAATGAGGGGGTGGGATTCCCTTATGGAGAAGGTATGTTGTTTTTGTGAGAAGCATGACATTCCAGTGCTTGACATGGAAGATGCCTATGTTAACCCAAAGAAGCCAAGACAAAAGACTGGCATTAGCAATGAACATTATTATCGTGTTGATTGTTTCTTTGCTGTGCTCGATCTGTTAGGAGAAGAGTTTAATGACAGATTTAATGAG GTCCGCCCCTGCTCGGTGACCACCCTCGACGACGTGGAGGAGCTGCTGCGGTCCTCTAAGGAGAAGGGGGAGGAGGCCCCCTGCTGCCAACTCGAGGCGGACGCGGCCATCAATGCCGCCGTCAAGCTCAAGGCCATGGTCGACTCCGGCGCCGTCCGCCTCGTCAACCCGCAGATGATGGCCAACCAGCTGCAGGCCAAGGCCTCCGTGGAAGAAGGGATCCAGGAGGCGATCGACCGGACGTTGTTCTCGCCCCGGGAGATGCAGGCGCTGGACGAGAGCATCGCCGTGCTCAAGAACAGGCTGCAGACCCCATG TTCTCTGGTCACTGCACAGGAGGAAGAAGCAATAATCTCTGAGGTACAGTCTCAACGGGTGGCGTGGGCTATGGGTCTCATGGGGCTGGAGGTTGAGAAGAAGGTGCTGGAAGCGCAGGCACCTAAGGCACTGGAGAAGTTCCATGGTCTGCTTGCCGATATGCTGGAGACGCCTTCATTCATGGGGGCCGGGAGCACAGACTACAAGTTCATCACCCATTCTGGGCAGCTCGAGCTACATGACATGGAGTAA
- the LOC109781635 gene encoding uncharacterized protein — protein MIRLVMLRGGSGFYCYAIFEHAGGWPAIDVSEARLVFKLDPTTFNYMAVSDGIQRYMPGAADRDAPRAVPLAYKEAVLLVHPSEPQFAGEVDDKYQYSMDNKDNRVHGWIAGAGGGDGDRVPVGFWVVTPSNEIKSGGPLKRELTSHIGPTSLTMFMGTHYIGSDMVARIEAGEHWKKVMGPVFIYLNSNPERGDFQALWEDAKAQAEAEASKWPYSFPESPDFHKAGERGSVTGRLLVRDKYTSGGEDVPARLAYVGLAAPGQPGSWATESKGYQFWTRASATSGSFAMDNVRAGEYNLYAWVPGVLGDYMRTAPVTVVPGVAIALGDLVFEPPRSGPTLWEIGVPDRSAAEFFVPDPNPRYLSKLFVARDKYRQYGLWERYDELYPAGDPVFTIGVSNPFKDWFFAHVTRKTGNGENVPTTRRIRFDVPRVAAGGTYTLRIALAAAHMCKLKVQVNGATGRGPAGGVLVTPEFGDDNAIARHGEHGRWWSFEFPIDGRLLVQGENTISVTQARAFTVFMGVLYDYVRLEGPSGWDSGVTSSAGLGEILPLGLLYGLVVLPTLIFLLSK, from the exons ATGATCAGGCTGGTGATGCTGAGAGGCGGCTCCGGGTTCTACTGCTACGCCATCTTCGAGCACGCCGGCGGTTGGCCGGCCATCGACGTCTCCGAGGCCCGGCTCGTCTTCAAGCTCGACCCCACGACGTTCAACTACATGGCCGTCTCGGACGGCATCCAGAGGTACATGCCGGGGGCGGCGGACCGGGACGCGCCCCGGGCTGTGCCGCTGGCGTACAAGGAGGCCGTGCTGCTCGTGCACCCGTCGGAGCCACAGTTCGCGGGGGAGGTGGACGACAAGTACCAGTACTCGATGGACAACAAGGACAACCGTGTCCACGGCTGGATCGCCGGTGCCGGTGGTGGCGACGGCGACCGGGTGCCTGTGGGGTTCTGGGTGGTCACCCCCAGCAACGAGATCAAGAGCGGCGGCCCCCTCAAGCGGGAGCTCACCTCCCACATCGGCCCCACCTCGTTGACT ATGTTCATGGGGACTCATTACATCGGGAGCGACATGGTGGCGAGGATCGAGGCCGGCGAGCACTGGAAGAAGGTCATGGGGCCGGTGTTCATCTACCTCAACTCCAACCCAGAGCGGGGAGACTTCCAGGCGCTGTGGGAGGACGCCAAGGcgcaggcggaggcggaggcgagcAAATGGCCGTACAGCTTCCCGGAGTCGCCGGACTTCCACAAGGCAGGCGAGAGGGGCTCGGTCACCGGTCGGTTGCTGGTAAGAGACAAGTACACGAGCGGCGGCGAGGACGTGCCCGCCCGGCTGGCCTACGTCGGCCTCGCCGCTCCGGGACAGCCCGGCTCCTGGGCGACGGAGAGCAAG GGCTACCAGTTTTGGACGAGGGCGTCGGCGACAAGCGGCAGCTTCGCCATGGACAACGTCCGGGCAGGGGAGTACAACCTCTACGCCTGGGTCCCCGGGGTCCTCGGCGACTACATGCGCACGGCTCCGGTAACGGTGGTGCCCGGCGTCGCCATTGCCCTCGGCGACCTCGTGTTCGAGCCGCCGCGATCGGGGCCGACGCTGTGGGAGATCGGCGTGCCAGACCGCAGCGCCGCCGAGTTCTTCGTCCCTGATCCCAACCCCAGGTACCTCAGCAAGCTCTTCGTCGCCAGGGACAAGTACAGGCAGTACGGGCTGTGGGAGCGGTACGACGAGCTGTACCCCGCCGGCGACCCCGTCTTCACCATCGGCGTGAGCAACCCCTTCAAGGACTGGTTCTTCGCTCATGTCACAAG GAAGACGGGCAACGGCGAGAACGTGCCGACGACGCGGCGGATCCGGTTCGACGTGCCCCGCGTCGCCGCCGGCGGCACCTACACGCTGCGCATCGCCCTCGCGGCGGCGCACATGTGCAAGCTGAAGGTGCAGGTGAACGGGGCGACGGGGAGGGGGCCGGCGGGGGGAGTGTTGGTGACGCCCGAGTTCGGCGACGACAACGCGATCGCGCGGCACGGCGAGCACGGCAGGTGGTGGAGCTTCGAGTTCCCGATCGACGGGCGGCTGCTCGTGCAAGGGGAGAACACCATCAGCGTCACGCAGGCGAGGGCGTTCACCGTGTTCATGGGGGTCTTGTACGATTACGTCCGGCTGGAAGGGCCCTCCGGTTGGGATTCTGGCGTCACAAGTAGTGCTGGTCTAGGCGAAATCTTGCCTCTCGGTTTGCTATATGGGCTTGTCGTGCTACCAACATTGATATTTCTGCTAAGCAAGTGA